The Quercus robur chromosome 7, dhQueRobu3.1, whole genome shotgun sequence genome has a segment encoding these proteins:
- the LOC126692178 gene encoding NAC domain-containing protein 90-like → MEDFPPGFRFYPTEEELVSFYLHNKLEGTREDLNRVMDRIIPVVDIYDSKPWELPQFSGDLCHGDPEQWFFFIPRQESEARGGRPRRLTQTGYWKATGSPNYVYSSNNRIIGLKRTMVFYNGRAPNGTKTEWKMNEYKAIEGEVSASTSAAPTLRQEFSLCRVYKKSKCLRAFDRRPPAVIVSEPAAQQVPQSDEATPSRLNPSLTERISSPDSSSSGDQGQLSQPGESTGNMAVDNETFWDFEQLNWFQGLD, encoded by the exons ATGGAGGATTTCCCACCTGGGTTTCGGTTCTACCCAACAGAGGAAGAGTTAGTCTCATTCTATTTGCATAACAAGCTAGAAGGGACCAGAGAAGATTTGAACAGAGTTATGGACCGGATTATACCGGTTGTGGATATTTATGACTCTAAACCATGGGAACTCCCAC AGTTTTCTGGAGATCTATGCCATGGGGACCCAGAGCAGTGGTTTTTCTTCATTCCAAGACAAGAAAGTGAAGCTCGTGGTGGAAGACCAAGGCGACTCACGCAAACTGGGTACTGGAAAGCTACCGGGTCTCCTAATTATGTTTACTCTTCCAACAATCGCATTATTGGGTTGAAAAGGACAATGGTTTTCTACAATGGAAGAGCTCCCAATGGAACAAAAACGGAGTGGAAGATGAACGAATACAAAGCCATTGAAGGAGAAGTGTCCGCATCAACCAGTGCAGCTCCTACG TTAAGGCAAGAATTTAGCCTCTGTAGAGTGTACAAGAAATCAAAATGCTTAAGAGCATTTGACAGAAGGCCTCCTGCAGTAATAGTAAGTGAGCCAGCAGCTCAACAAGTTCCTCAAAGTGATGAGGCAACACCATCTCGTTTGAACCCTTCATTGACAGAGAGAATAAGCTCACCGGATAGTTCATCCTCAGGAGACCAAGGCCAACTCTCCCAGCCTGGTGAAAGTACTGGAAACATGGCTGTTGATAATGAGACTTTTTGGGATTTTGAGCAACTGAACTGGTTCCAAGGGCTGGATTAA